The sequence TGGTGGCCTGGGCCTCCCTCTTAGCCCGCGCCTCCCCATCGCTAATGATCTGCTTCAACTCATCGAGGTGGGCATCGTAATAGTGGCGCCGTTCACGGAAAGGCGCCAGCTGATCAGCAATGGCTTGAGCGCACATCCGTTTGCAGTCTACACAGCCCAGCTTACCACTCTCGCAGCCGGCCCGGATCTCTGATACGTGTGCCTGATTGAAGCGCGTATGGTGGGTGAACACCAGGCAGATATCGGGCCGTCCCGGATCACCCCGGCGAATCTTCCGGGGATCGGTCACCGCTTTCTTGAGCTTGGCCTGGACAGTCTCCGGCTCATCGGACATCAAAACGGCGTTACCCAGTGACTTACTCATTTTCGCCTGGCCGTCCAAGCCCGGTAAACGGGCAAACCGGGTGAGCTTGACTCTCGGTTCCGGGAAAACCGCCCCGTAGGTCTTGTTGAACTTGCGGGCCAGCTCCCGGCTAATCTCCACATGGGGCGCCTGGTCCTCCCCCACCGGCACCAATTCACCCTTGTAAAGCAGGATATCGGCAGCTTGAAGGACCGGGTAGCCCAGATGGCCATACACAACATTCTCGACATTCAGATCCCGTATCTGCTCCTTAAGGGTGGGATTGCGCTCCAGGCGGTTAGCCGTAATGAGCATGCTCAGGATGAGAAACAGTTCGGAATGTTCTTTGATCTGGCTCTGGCGGAAAATGGGGCTGCGCTCGGGATCGATGCCCGCCGCCAGCCAGTCCTTCAGCATTTCCAAGGTATTTTCGGCGATGTGGGCGGTATCCAGCTGGGTGGTGAGGACGTGATAATCAGCGATGAGGTGGAAGTTCTGGTAAGTTTCCTGGAGGGACACCCAGTTTTCCAATGCCCCCACGTAGTGTCCCAGGTGGAGTTTCCCTGTGGGCCGCATGCCGCTGAGAACCCGCCTGCGCTTCACGCCGCCGGTTCCATAAACAGATAGGGACGCCAAGCAGCCTGGTGCTTGCGGACGAATTTCTGGAAATGGGTAATGCGGGAGGGCTTGTGCGGCGGCCGCAGGAGGGGCATGCCAGCTTCAGTGGGGGTGCGGTTCCCCTTGCGCACGTTACAGACGTGACAGGCCGCCACCAGGTTGTTCCACGTGTCCCTGCCACCGCGCTGTTTGGGAAGTACATGATCTAGAGTAAGGGGAACCGAGGTGCGACCGCAGTACTGGCAGCGATGATTATCCCGCTTAAGCACGTTCTTACGGGTCAGCACAATTTCCTTATCGCGAACCCGGATATAACGGCTGAGACGCACGATACTGGGCAGGGGCATCTGAATACTGGGGGAGTGAACGATCTCATCGTAATTCACCACCTCCTCCGCCTTGCCCAGCAGCATCAGGATCACGGCCCGCTTGGCATTGGTCACCATCACCGGCTCATAGGCCTGGTTCAACACCAGCACGTAGCGGTTCAGGATGCTGTGGTTGTTATCAGGCATTTAGCGTCCTCGTTACCCATTTCCAGTATTGGCTGCTCATTTTCTATGTCTGCAGACGATTCAGTCATATACAATAACATTAAACTTATCTTTCCTTCCGATGGTCTTCAAGGCTTTTCACGACGGGTAATGAAGCTTGTTTCTCTACGCCCCAAAAGGTAAAATCCCTTTAACATGAAACTGACTGCTATTGTTGATTTTAAGGATAACACCACCGTCCAGGGTTTTTATCTCTGCCTGGAAAAGCACCTGAAGACCACCAAAGCCGGCGACTATTATCTGGACCTGCTCCTCCAGGATGCTACCGGCCGCATCCCCGCCAAGATCTGGGAGCAGGTGGACCACTTCCGCGGCCAGTTTGAGTCTGGCGATCCCATCGCTGCCAAAGGCATCGTTGAGCGATATAGTGGCGTACTGCAGCTGAACTGCACCCACGTGGCGAAGGCCACCAGGGAAAGGTACGGCCGGTATGGATTCCACGAAGAGCTGCTGATTCCCACCATTCAGGAAGACCGCCGCGAGCTATGGAAAAGCCTCACCGGTCTCATCACCGGTATTAAAGACAAGCACCTTAAAGGACTCCTGCGGCAGATCTTCAAGACCTATAAGAACACCATTATGGTGCTGCCGGCCTCGATGACCTACCATCATCCCGAGCGGGGGGGCTTCCTCAAGCACCTGGTATCCACCGCGGAAATCGCCGTTATGCTGGCCGAACATTACCCTCGCATCGACGGGGATTTGCTCCTGGCCGGGGTGCTGCTGCACGATATCGGTAAGGTCAGAGGCCTATCCACCGGTCTGGCGGGGGGCTACACCGAAGAGGGCCAGCTCATCGGCCATGTCGTCCTCAGCCGGGACATCCTACTGGAGGCCGTCCAGGGTATAGCCGAGTTCCCGCCGGAGTTGGCCCTCAGATTGGAGCATATAATCCTGAGTCACCAGGGCTCGCCGGTTGAAGGCTCCCCGCGCCCACCCAAATTTCCCGAGGCCCTGCTGGTGTACCTCATCGATCGCATCGATGGCCGGCTGGACCTCATGTTCCGAGAGATCGACAGAGATCCCGGTGAGGAGCCCTTCACCGATTCGCGGAATCCATTTCGTACGTCGCTCTGGAAGCATTATCGGCGGTGAAAACCACCACCATGGCATTGATGGCCATGTTTATGGCTCTCATGGTGGGGTCGGGTTGGGCGCTGGCCATGGTGCCCAACGTGGAATTTATCACCGCCTTAGCGTTTACGGCCGGTGCCACCCTGGGCCCGGCTTTAGGAGCTTTGACCGGTGCTGGCGGAATGTTCATCTTCTCAGCCACCAACCCGCTGGGCTCCGGGCTGGCTTTTCCGGTGCTGTTGGCCGCCCAAGTGGGAAGTCAGGCCGTGGTGGGGCTCCTGGGAGGTATTTTTTCACGGGTAGCTATTGACAAGCTCACTCGCTGGCCCCACCGATTGACCATTGCCGCTGCCGGTCTGATCGGGACGCTAATCTATGACGGCCTCACCTCCATCAGCTTTCCCCTGTTCGCCGGTGCCCCGACCACCGAAATCATCGCCCTGCTCATCTCCGGCCTGGTTTTCACCGCTATTCATCAGGTGTCAAACACCTTGATCTTCTTTCTGCTGGTACCGCAGCTGATCAGGGTGAGCCGCAAGTCCCGGAAGCAGCCTTCGAATCAATTCCATATCGAGCCGATCCAACCGCAAACGACTGAGAATCTCTTCCCCAAGAGAACCCCTAAGAATTTGCCAGAGTAATAATGCGTAGCGGTTCGTTTTTTATCACCCTCCTCTTAGGTTCCACCCTCAGCGTCTTGCCAGCTCAACAAGTAGACACCACCGGGGTCCCTGATTCCCTGGACGTCGCCGAATTCTCGTGGGTCACCCGTCTGGTACCATTGGCACAGGATACACCCAGGGCCTATCATCTCCACCTGCCCTGGGACGAATGGGCCCACTCGGACCTGACCGCCACGGCCGGGAATCCGTTTGTACCGGCGGATCTCCTCGTCGGCGCCGCCTACCTGGATGGGAGCCTGGGCCAACCCGTTTTATCGGCTGTGATCCCTTCATCCGTTATAGATGAGAATGGTCATTACCCATCATTATCCGATAACGGACCGGAGCTGGGCCTGCACTCAGGATCCGATATACCAGTCTTTCTGATCGCCCCTATGCAGGACCGGTCCCGGCGCAACCAGACCTATTTCTTCTGGGACCAGGGTGATTACCGATATCAGGATGTGCAGGTAGGTGGGGCGGTACAACTGGACGAAAGCCGCAACATCCTGACCGCCGGGCAGGGCCGCAGCCATCCAGGCCGGTATACCCTGGCGGGACCCAATCGCAGCCGGTTTGATGGCAACGTCCTTCAGAACTACCTGCTGGATTACCGGCGACGGGTTTGGCCATCGCTGGATTTCAATTATACTCTCCTGCACCAGCGGGAGCAGGTAGGGTTGCCGATGCTTGAAGGGGGCAATCTCACGGCGGACCGGCGGCGCAACCGCACCTGGGCCCACGGCTTCCGGCTGGAAAAGGCTTTGGCCTCCTGGAACATCCAGCTCTTCGGAGCCTCCATGGTAAGTGACCTGCAAACCACTACCGACGGGGTGGAAGAAAATAACCTAGGCCGGCGCAGCCTGAGCCTATGGGCCGGAAGCGAGATTACCTATCGACTTACCTCCAACTGGAGACTGCGAGGCGCATGGCAGGGCAAGCAACGGCATATTACCGACCACACCCTCGGCTACAAACCTCTAGGCCAGAGTCACGGCCGGCTGGGCACGCGCTGGGATAGACCATCCTGGTCACTATACGGCGGGCTGGCAATCATTGACGGGCGGCTCACGCCGGAAGCGTGGCTGGCCCTCGGTTCGGCCCATTACAATCTCACGTTGAGGACCGAGGCCAGCAGCTTTCTCGATTATCCCCACCTCAGCCGGTGCATCACCCAGGACAGCACCTCCTGGCTGCCCGGCCCGGTCTACCTGCGGCGCAGTATCTTGACACTCCAAGCCAACGGCTCCCAAGGTCACCTTTCCACTCAACTGGGGCAGTTGTCTACCGGCGACGGTCGCACGGCCGCTACCGGGGGCCTATTGCTGGACTGGATCCCCTGGATAGATGTGCTCCAATTGCAGGGCAGCATCACGGCCGTCAGTTCCCCCGATACCCACCTCTTCCCCACCAGAATAAACGCCCTGGCAGGGTTGACTTTTACGCTACCCTTAAAACGAACCCGCGCCCGCCCTTTCGTAAGCGCCAACGCTGCCTTTATTTCCAATGAATTCGCCTGGTGGAACGACCCGCGCTATGCCGACACCACCCCTTTCCTGAATCCCGCCGCCGGCACCCTGACTACTGCCTTATGGACCAGCGCCGAAGCGGGTCTAAAAGTGAATAATTTTGAGCTGCGCTTCAGGATCTACAACGCCTTCGGTGCCACCATCCAAAATTCGCCCGTCTATTTGCCCCAACCGGAGCTACCAAATGATCCCCTCAAGCATTTCAGCCTATCCTGGCGTTTTCTGCCCCAGAAGAAATAAGTCTGCTGTGTGGTAAACGACGAGTTTAGTATCATAGCACTGACAAGCGTGGGAATAATGTGCTTTTTCTTGCCGGCCCCACTCTTCATCGTTAAGTTTAAATAGGAATCATTCCTGGTTATCATGCGGCGAAGTAAGCAGAGAGATACCATTCTGAAGGCGGTTCGAGGCACCGACAGGCACCCTACCGCCGAGTGGATTTTCGACCAGGTGCGGCGGGAAATACCCAATATCAGCCTGGGGACCGTCTACCGGAACCTCAATCAGCTGGCCGATGGAAACCTGCTCCGGCGAATTTTCGATAATGGCTTCGTCCGTTACGATGGCAATCCGGTTCGCCACGACC is a genomic window of Candidatus Neomarinimicrobiota bacterium containing:
- the trpS gene encoding tryptophan--tRNA ligase, coding for MKRRRVLSGMRPTGKLHLGHYVGALENWVSLQETYQNFHLIADYHVLTTQLDTAHIAENTLEMLKDWLAAGIDPERSPIFRQSQIKEHSELFLILSMLITANRLERNPTLKEQIRDLNVENVVYGHLGYPVLQAADILLYKGELVPVGEDQAPHVEISRELARKFNKTYGAVFPEPRVKLTRFARLPGLDGQAKMSKSLGNAVLMSDEPETVQAKLKKAVTDPRKIRRGDPGRPDICLVFTHHTRFNQAHVSEIRAGCESGKLGCVDCKRMCAQAIADQLAPFRERRHYYDAHLDELKQIISDGEARAKREAQATMSEVRQAMGLG
- a CDS encoding HNH endonuclease, giving the protein MPDNNHSILNRYVLVLNQAYEPVMVTNAKRAVILMLLGKAEEVVNYDEIVHSPSIQMPLPSIVRLSRYIRVRDKEIVLTRKNVLKRDNHRCQYCGRTSVPLTLDHVLPKQRGGRDTWNNLVAACHVCNVRKGNRTPTEAGMPLLRPPHKPSRITHFQKFVRKHQAAWRPYLFMEPAA
- a CDS encoding 3'-5' exoribonuclease YhaM family protein, whose amino-acid sequence is MKLTAIVDFKDNTTVQGFYLCLEKHLKTTKAGDYYLDLLLQDATGRIPAKIWEQVDHFRGQFESGDPIAAKGIVERYSGVLQLNCTHVAKATRERYGRYGFHEELLIPTIQEDRRELWKSLTGLITGIKDKHLKGLLRQIFKTYKNTIMVLPASMTYHHPERGGFLKHLVSTAEIAVMLAEHYPRIDGDLLLAGVLLHDIGKVRGLSTGLAGGYTEEGQLIGHVVLSRDILLEAVQGIAEFPPELALRLEHIILSHQGSPVEGSPRPPKFPEALLVYLIDRIDGRLDLMFREIDRDPGEEPFTDSRNPFRTSLWKHYRR
- a CDS encoding Fur family transcriptional regulator, whose product is MRRSKQRDTILKAVRGTDRHPTAEWIFDQVRREIPNISLGTVYRNLNQLADGNLLRRIFDNGFVRYDGNPVRHDHFRCVRCHRIFDIHVPLEGIAEAITKDGKFKVTGYSLEVTGECPECQLETNER